The following is a genomic window from Armatimonadota bacterium.
CGCGACATTGCCCGTGTCGCTGCCGCGAAATGACGGCTTGTCGCTCAGCAGCCGCCAATGCAAACCATCCGGCGACTCGCCGACGTACGTGCCGAATCCGCCCGGGCCGTCGTAGCTGCAGACCATTTTGTAGCGCGCGCTGGGCGGGCACTTCGGGTTGGTGTCGACGAACACGCAGCCTGGCTCGTGCGTTCGCTTCTCCGGCGGGAAGACGATGTTGTTGTCGTTGGAGCCCCGGAAGTCGACGATGCCGAGCGCGGGCTTGTCCCAGCGGATCCCATCGGTCGAGGTCGCGTAGCACAACCATCGGCCGCCGTCGTTGTCGATGGCGTCGTACCACATCTTGTAGATGCCTTCGTCCTCCACCACCGCGTTGTAGGCGCAGACGCCGTAGCCTTCCCAGGGACGATCGGGGACGATGCATCTTTCCCCCGTCTTGCGCGGCGGATTCATGGCCAAGGTCATGCCTTGGCTCGACGCGATGAGCGCGTCGTCAATGAAGAGCTGCTTCCCTGAACCGATATTCACCGGTGATGCCTCCCCTATCCCGGCGCTCGCCGCGAGACCTGCGGCGGCGACGAGAATAGCCGCGACGATCCTCATGCCAGATCTCCTCCCGACGGGACCCGGTATTCCACGGCCTCGGGTGACGAGCCTGCCGCGGCAGGGGAGCACAGGTGGGCCGCTGAATAGTCCACTCGGCGGCCCCCGCTGTCGAGGCATGCGGCGCGACGGACGCGGCAGCGACCTCGAATACTGCAGGCCGAAGGAGCGATCATGGACACGTCAGGCAGAACGCGACGGGAATTCATCCGCGATGCCGCGATCCTCGCGGCGGGCGGCGCGGCGGCTTCCGCTGCGGGCGGCGGCGCGGCGTACGCGCGCGACCCCATCGAGCGCACTCAGGGCCCACGGCTCAAGCTCAGCTGTGCCGCGTACTCCTATCGGCGTTACCTCGGAGGAGACAATCCGGCGATGACCGTCGAGGAGTTCCTCGACGCATGTGCCGCAATGGACCTCGACGGCGTGGAACTCACGGGGTACTATTTCCCGCAGCCGGTCACCGACGAGTACCTGCATCACATCAAGCGCACCTGCTATCTGCTCGGCCTCGACATTTCGGGCACGGGGCACCGCAACAACTTCTGCCGCCCGCCAGGCCCCGACCGCGACAAGGACATTGCGTGGGTCAAGCAATGGATTGACCACGCGCGGGTGCTGGGGGCGCCGTTCTGCCGCATTTACGCCGGGGGCGTGCAGGAGGGTCAGAGCCACGACGACACGTTCAAGTGGTGCGTCGAGGCGATCCAGGAGGTCAGCGAGTACGGCGGCACGCGCGGCGTGATGTGCGGTCTCGAAACCCACGGCGGACTCACTGCCACCGGCGAGGAGACGCAGCGCATCCTCGAAGCGGTGAAGAGCGATTGGCTCGGCCTGAATCTGGACATCGCGAACTTTCACACCGAGGACCCATACGCCGACACCGAACTTGTCGCCAAGTACGCGATCACGGTGCACCTGAAGACTGAAGCGCATCCCGCCGGCCAGGACAAGCAGCCGATGGACTTCCAGCGCGTGATCGACATCATGCGAGGAGTGAACTATCGGGGCTACCTGACGATCGAACACGAGGCGAACGAGGACCCGGCAGAGGCCGTGCCGCGATACGCGAAGATACTGCGCGGACTGCTGGAATAGGCAGACTGCGCGCTTCATACACCGCTTGCCACGGCTGGCCGGAAAGCCAGGAGGAGGGGTTCATGAAGTTCGTCCTGATCAGGCAAGCGAGCGTCGCCAGGTGGCGCAAAGCGGCTGGCGAGGAATACAGAGAGGAGAACACGCTGCAGCAACTTCTCTATGACAACCCTGACATCTTCCCAGTCCGTGACCTCGGAGACGAAGCCCCAGAATTGAAGATATGCCTGAGAGAGGCCAGTCTCCCTGGTTCAGGCCAGACCGATCTCATAGCACTCGATGAACAAGGTGGCATTACCCTCATCGAGTGCAAGCTCGATGTGAACCGGGAAAGCAGACGAGCGGTCATAGGCCAACTCCTTGAGTACGCCGCATTCCTCTGGCGGATGCCATATGAGGACTTCGACGCGTTCTTCATAAGGCAGGAGGGTAAGCACCTTGCGGACCTGATACAGGAACGGACTGACTCGGAAGACTGGTCGCCGGAAGACTTCCGTGAAAGCGTGCGCCGGAGCCTCGAGACCGGTGCGTTCCGTCTGGTGATCGCCGTTGATCGTCTGAACGACGAGCTACGCAACATCATCGAGTTCCTTTCACGCGAGGGCCAGAATCAGGTGCCGCTGTACGCATTGGAAGTTAGCCGCTACAGGGATGAAGAAACGGAAATCCTCGTACCGCAAGTGACAGGGGCCCTCAAGCCCTTGCGCGAGGCACCAGCAAAAGCGTGGACAGAAGATTCGTTTCTTGAGTCCTTGGGCCAGGTATGCGATGACGACGTCCGCCAGAAGGCAGAGCGTCTTGTTCGGTTTGCCAAAGACACGGCTGATGATGTGCATTGGGGCACCGGCCGAGCGAA
Proteins encoded in this region:
- a CDS encoding sugar phosphate isomerase/epimerase; protein product: MDTSGRTRREFIRDAAILAAGGAAASAAGGGAAYARDPIERTQGPRLKLSCAAYSYRRYLGGDNPAMTVEEFLDACAAMDLDGVELTGYYFPQPVTDEYLHHIKRTCYLLGLDISGTGHRNNFCRPPGPDRDKDIAWVKQWIDHARVLGAPFCRIYAGGVQEGQSHDDTFKWCVEAIQEVSEYGGTRGVMCGLETHGGLTATGEETQRILEAVKSDWLGLNLDIANFHTEDPYADTELVAKYAITVHLKTEAHPAGQDKQPMDFQRVIDIMRGVNYRGYLTIEHEANEDPAEAVPRYAKILRGLLE